One Lactobacillus sp. CBA3606 DNA segment encodes these proteins:
- a CDS encoding flavodoxin, with translation MAKKVLIVDYSWSQTTAAMAAQLQQLTAATRIELTVAPGTFPSDMFATADVANQQLASGHLPELTNSWPELTQYAIILVGGPVWSAKVATPVRTFLKQLTTYSGTVAPFYTDAGTPGNYEADFASLLPTTTVVPGIGLTAGALQSATQPLTTWWQTLLNGLK, from the coding sequence ATGGCAAAAAAAGTATTAATCGTTGATTATTCATGGTCACAAACAACGGCCGCAATGGCGGCTCAATTGCAACAACTCACGGCGGCAACCCGGATTGAACTCACGGTTGCACCAGGCACTTTTCCTAGCGACATGTTCGCCACCGCCGATGTTGCTAATCAGCAACTAGCTAGTGGACACTTACCTGAACTAACCAATTCATGGCCTGAGCTAACCCAATATGCCATCATTTTAGTCGGTGGTCCCGTGTGGTCGGCAAAAGTTGCTACTCCGGTTCGCACATTTCTAAAACAACTCACAACCTATTCAGGCACAGTCGCACCTTTTTATACTGATGCCGGAACACCCGGCAACTATGAAGCCGACTTTGCCAGCCTATTACCAACAACAACGGTGGTTCCAGGCATTGGGTTAACGGCAGGTGCCCTGCAATCTGCAACACAGCCACTCACAACTTGGTGGCAAACATTACTTAACGGGCTAAAGTGA